The following are encoded in a window of Lactobacillus acidophilus genomic DNA:
- the glgA gene encoding glycogen synthase GlgA codes for MRVLFTGAECAPFFKTGGLGDVLGSLPNQLAKEGVDVGVVLPLYQDLPEKYRKNLKYQGNFIVPVGWRNQYCGIFTLKLNGVNYFFIDNEYYFKRPGIYGYYDDGERYAYFQQAVIMMMERFDFIPDVLHCNDYHTAFIPFLLHEKWGFVDAYKGIKTILTIHNLEFQGKYNAKTLPDFFGMNYDWFDSGIVRMDNDVNWMKTGILYADRVTTVSPSYAREIQTVEFGQGLDAILRMCSHKLTGILNGIDFEKYNPKTDPVIKKNYDVYHLHHKSKDKIALQKELDLPIKPNIPLIGMVSRLTAQKGCQLLLDELDNILQFNVQIVILGNGDPYYEHRLMEIAERYPDKLKVILAFDVKLAQRIYAGADSFLMPSAFEPCGLSQLIALRYGTLPIVHEIGGLADTVWVYDETTNEGTGFGFKEFSGYQMVQAIKKMLALYQQKNNWLKIQKIAMKSDFSWKNSADKYKWMYGELIG; via the coding sequence GTGCGAGTTTTATTTACTGGTGCTGAATGTGCACCTTTTTTCAAAACTGGGGGATTGGGCGATGTATTAGGCTCTTTGCCTAACCAATTAGCTAAAGAAGGTGTTGATGTTGGTGTCGTCCTTCCTTTGTATCAAGATTTACCAGAAAAGTATCGTAAAAATTTAAAATATCAAGGTAACTTTATTGTGCCAGTAGGTTGGCGTAATCAATATTGTGGAATTTTTACTTTGAAATTAAATGGTGTGAATTACTTCTTTATTGATAATGAATATTATTTTAAGCGTCCGGGAATTTATGGTTATTATGATGATGGCGAAAGATATGCTTATTTCCAACAAGCAGTCATCATGATGATGGAGCGTTTTGATTTTATTCCGGATGTGTTGCATTGCAATGATTATCACACTGCATTTATTCCATTTTTACTCCATGAAAAATGGGGCTTTGTCGATGCATATAAAGGGATTAAAACAATTTTAACTATTCATAACTTAGAGTTTCAGGGGAAATATAATGCAAAAACTTTACCGGATTTCTTTGGTATGAATTACGACTGGTTTGATAGTGGTATTGTCCGAATGGATAATGATGTTAACTGGATGAAAACCGGCATTTTATATGCAGACCGTGTAACTACGGTTAGTCCATCTTATGCTCGTGAAATTCAAACTGTTGAATTCGGACAAGGCTTAGATGCGATTTTAAGAATGTGTTCACATAAGTTAACTGGTATTTTAAATGGGATTGATTTTGAAAAATATAATCCCAAGACTGATCCCGTAATTAAGAAAAATTATGATGTTTATCATTTACATCATAAATCAAAGGATAAAATAGCACTTCAAAAAGAATTAGATTTGCCAATTAAGCCAAATATTCCTTTAATTGGTATGGTTTCACGTTTAACTGCACAAAAGGGCTGTCAATTATTGCTTGACGAGTTAGATAATATTTTGCAATTTAATGTTCAGATTGTAATTTTAGGTAATGGTGATCCATATTATGAACATCGTCTAATGGAAATTGCTGAGCGTTATCCAGATAAACTAAAGGTTATTTTAGCGTTTGATGTTAAATTGGCTCAAAGAATTTATGCTGGAGCAGATAGTTTCTTAATGCCTTCTGCGTTTGAACCGTGTGGACTTTCACAGCTAATTGCATTGCGTTATGGTACTTTACCAATTGTTCATGAAATTGGTGGGTTAGCAGATACTGTTTGGGTATATGATGAGACTACCAATGAAGGTACTGGCTTTGGCTTTAAGGAATTTAGTGGTTATCAAATGGTACAAGCAATAAAGAAAATGTTAGCGTTGTATCAACAAAAGAATAATTGGCTTAAAATACAAAAAATAGCCATGAAATCGGACTTTTCATGGAAAAATTCTGCTGATAAGTATAAGTGGATGTATGGAGAGTTAATTGGGTAA
- the glgD gene encoding glucose-1-phosphate adenylyltransferase subunit GlgD: MKTNKMAAIFSNQHEYNELRPLTDERSLSALYFAGKYRIMDFALSSIVNAGINNVYTLISQEKVRSYLDHLGGGKEWGLDTIGSYAYLDFYQKLLQSQANGGEYFNDLITFLATANAPYTVFLENKIVANVDLQSVLHFHQENGNRITAVFKRVSKKNVAPDDQLYILDEENTIMSCQQAIDTQSQDSYNLGLNIYVADTKWLIAELKKAQKCGAPIDIGQRFASLAAKYRTNAYEYTGYLHNVHDIKSYYDSNIEMLDKKNRDSLLHGNQRIITRIRNEVGTYYTTSSKVKNSLFATGCRINGTVENSILSRRIDVAEDSNVKNSIVMASCTLEAGSSVEYAILDKNVVIKKDVVVKGTPDNPVVIKKGDVVTKDLIVE, translated from the coding sequence ATGAAGACTAATAAAATGGCTGCAATTTTTAGTAATCAACATGAGTATAATGAATTACGCCCGTTGACTGACGAACGTTCATTATCTGCTTTATATTTCGCAGGTAAATATCGCATTATGGATTTTGCTCTTTCAAGTATTGTAAATGCAGGAATTAATAATGTGTATACCCTGATTAGTCAAGAAAAAGTAAGATCATATCTTGATCATTTAGGCGGAGGCAAAGAATGGGGGCTAGATACTATAGGCTCTTATGCATATCTTGATTTTTATCAAAAATTATTGCAAAGCCAAGCAAATGGAGGAGAATATTTTAATGATTTAATTACCTTCTTGGCTACAGCTAATGCTCCATATACTGTTTTTCTTGAAAATAAAATAGTTGCTAATGTTGATTTGCAGTCGGTATTACATTTCCATCAAGAAAATGGAAATCGTATTACAGCTGTCTTTAAACGTGTAAGTAAGAAAAATGTGGCGCCAGATGATCAGCTATATATTTTAGACGAAGAAAATACCATAATGTCTTGCCAACAAGCTATTGATACTCAAAGTCAAGATAGCTATAACTTAGGTTTGAATATTTATGTGGCAGATACTAAATGGTTGATTGCTGAATTGAAGAAAGCCCAAAAATGTGGCGCTCCTATTGATATTGGTCAAAGATTTGCAAGTCTTGCAGCAAAATACCGTACAAATGCTTATGAATATACCGGTTATTTGCATAATGTCCATGACATTAAGAGTTATTACGATTCCAATATTGAAATGCTTGATAAGAAAAATCGTGACTCACTTTTACACGGTAATCAAAGAATTATTACAAGAATTAGAAATGAAGTAGGTACGTATTACACTACTTCTTCTAAAGTTAAGAATTCTTTATTTGCAACTGGCTGTAGAATAAATGGAACAGTAGAAAATAGTATCTTATCAAGAAGAATAGATGTTGCTGAAGATAGTAACGTTAAGAACTCTATTGTAATGGCAAGTTGTACTTTAGAAGCCGGTAGTAGTGTTGAATATGCTATTTTAGATAAAAATGTAGTAATAAAAAAAGATGTAGTAGTTAAGGGAACCCCAGATAATCCAGTGGTTATTAAGAAGGGTGACGTTGTAACTAAAGATTTAATTGTTGAATAA
- a CDS encoding glucose-1-phosphate adenylyltransferase translates to MSTEMLGLILAGGKGTRLGKLTSDQAKPAVPFGGRYRIIDFTLSNCANSGVKNIGIITQYQPLLLNEHIGNGVSWGLDGLNASATILQPYTDNSGSKWFEGTAHAIYQNIDYIDSKDPEYVLILSGDHIYKMDYESMLEEHIKNGASLTVAVIDVPMKEASRFGIMNTDVSGRITEFEEKPEHPKSNHASMGIYIFNWKRLREVLTTGFTTNDDMVDFGKNVIPYYLKSDERVFAYHFSGYWKDVGTIDSLWAANMEFLDGSDGLNLYDRSWRIYSKNPIDPAQVITENAEVNNSMIVDGCYVDGTINHSILSTDVDVQRGSEITDSVIMPGVKIGKDVVIKHAIVGENAQIGDGAVVEGNKDNIKVIGNSERIGVLPNED, encoded by the coding sequence ATGAGTACCGAAATGTTGGGCTTGATTTTGGCAGGAGGAAAAGGAACAAGATTAGGTAAATTAACCAGTGATCAAGCAAAACCAGCTGTCCCTTTTGGTGGCCGATATAGAATTATTGATTTTACTTTAAGTAATTGTGCTAATTCTGGTGTAAAAAATATAGGAATCATTACACAATATCAACCATTATTGCTTAATGAGCATATTGGTAATGGAGTAAGCTGGGGATTAGATGGATTAAATGCAAGTGCCACAATCTTACAACCATATACTGACAATTCTGGTAGTAAATGGTTTGAGGGCACGGCTCATGCCATTTATCAAAATATTGATTATATTGATAGTAAGGATCCAGAATATGTATTAATTCTTTCCGGTGATCATATTTATAAAATGGATTACGAATCTATGTTGGAAGAACATATTAAGAACGGTGCGTCATTGACCGTAGCTGTAATTGATGTTCCTATGAAAGAAGCATCTCGTTTTGGAATTATGAATACGGATGTTAGTGGTAGAATTACAGAATTTGAAGAAAAGCCTGAGCATCCAAAAAGTAACCATGCATCAATGGGAATTTACATCTTTAATTGGAAGAGATTGCGTGAAGTTTTGACCACCGGATTCACTACTAATGATGATATGGTGGATTTTGGTAAAAATGTTATTCCATATTATTTAAAGAGCGATGAAAGAGTATTTGCATATCATTTTTCTGGTTATTGGAAAGATGTAGGAACTATTGATTCCTTATGGGCTGCAAACATGGAATTTTTAGATGGCAGTGATGGTCTTAACTTATATGATCGTTCCTGGAGAATATATTCTAAAAATCCAATTGATCCTGCACAAGTTATTACTGAGAATGCAGAAGTTAACAATTCAATGATTGTAGATGGATGCTATGTAGATGGTACGATTAATCATTCGATTTTATCGACAGATGTTGATGTACAACGTGGCTCTGAAATTACTGATTCTGTGATTATGCCAGGAGTAAAAATAGGTAAGGACGTTGTTATTAAGCACGCGATTGTTGGTGAGAATGCTCAGATTGGGGACGGAGCTGTAGTTGAGGGGAATAAAGATAACATTAAAGTGATAGGTAATTCAGAAAGAATTGGAGTATTGCCAAATGAAGACTAA
- the trxB gene encoding thioredoxin-disulfide reductase: MADKYDVIVIGAGPGGMTAALYATRANLNVLVLDRGPYGGQMNNTDAIDNYPGFTEVKGPELSQKMYDTLMKFEPDYKYGNVQSVELDGDEKVIKTDDEEYRAPVLIIATGADHRHLNVPGEEEYSGRGVSYCAVCDAAFFKDEDVVVVGGGDSAIEEGIYLSQMAKSVTVIHRRDQLRAQPTLQKRAFANEKMKFIWNAQTEEILGDGNRVTGVKYLDKENGETKEVSAAGVFIYVGVLPQTEPFKKLGILNEQGWIPTNEHMETKVSGIFALGDVRDKDLRQIANAVGEGSVAGQAAYNYFQDLKN, from the coding sequence ATGGCCGATAAATATGACGTAATTGTAATTGGCGCTGGACCAGGTGGTATGACAGCGGCTTTATATGCTACCCGTGCTAATTTAAATGTATTGGTGCTTGATCGTGGACCATACGGTGGTCAAATGAACAATACTGATGCAATTGATAATTATCCAGGCTTTACTGAAGTTAAAGGACCAGAACTTAGTCAAAAGATGTATGATACTTTAATGAAGTTTGAACCTGATTATAAATACGGTAATGTACAATCAGTTGAATTAGATGGAGACGAAAAAGTTATTAAGACTGACGATGAAGAATATCGCGCTCCAGTCTTAATTATCGCTACTGGTGCAGATCATAGACACTTGAATGTTCCAGGTGAAGAGGAATACTCAGGTAGAGGAGTTTCTTATTGTGCTGTTTGTGATGCTGCATTTTTTAAGGATGAAGATGTGGTTGTAGTGGGTGGCGGTGATTCCGCTATCGAAGAAGGAATTTATCTTTCTCAAATGGCCAAGAGCGTAACTGTTATTCACCGTCGTGATCAATTACGTGCTCAGCCTACTTTGCAAAAACGTGCATTTGCAAATGAAAAAATGAAGTTCATTTGGAATGCTCAAACAGAAGAAATTCTAGGTGATGGTAATCGTGTAACCGGTGTTAAGTATCTAGATAAAGAAAATGGAGAAACTAAAGAAGTTTCTGCTGCAGGTGTATTTATTTATGTGGGTGTGTTACCACAAACTGAACCATTTAAAAAACTAGGTATTTTAAATGAACAAGGTTGGATTCCAACTAATGAGCACATGGAAACAAAAGTATCAGGTATTTTTGCTTTAGGTGATGTTCGTGATAAAGATTTGCGTCAAATTGCTAATGCGGTTGGTGAAGGTAGTGTAGCGGGGCAGGCTGCATATAATTATTTTCAAGATTTAAAAAACTGA
- a CDS encoding NAD(P)H-dependent glycerol-3-phosphate dehydrogenase: protein MTKIAVLGNGSWGSVLGSMLADNGNDVVLYGNIESVNDEINATHTNSHYMKDWKLNENTRATGDLEDALDGAEVVLFVLPTKAVRIVAKNVREILDKSGAKPLLVTATKGIEPGTKKLISEILTDEIYPNDEDKIVAISGPSHAENVAQKDLTAIACASTNEENAKKVQKLFSNDYVRFYTNDDLVGVEVGGAVKNVIAIAAGILVGQGYGDDAKAALMTRGLAEITRLGVNYFGAKPMTFSGLSGIGDLIVTCTSVNSRNWRAGKQIGEGKSLDYVLKNMGQVVEGATTVKAVHELCEEKNIDMPISEAIYRVLYEGTDVETEIKKMMGRAPKPEIRL, encoded by the coding sequence ATGACAAAAATCGCAGTTTTAGGTAATGGTTCATGGGGCTCAGTATTAGGATCAATGTTAGCTGATAATGGTAATGATGTGGTTCTTTACGGTAACATTGAAAGCGTTAATGATGAAATTAATGCTACTCATACCAATAGTCATTATATGAAAGATTGGAAATTAAACGAAAATACTAGAGCAACTGGTGATTTAGAAGATGCACTTGATGGTGCAGAAGTGGTTTTGTTTGTTTTACCAACCAAAGCTGTTAGAATTGTTGCAAAAAATGTTCGTGAAATCTTAGATAAAAGCGGTGCTAAACCACTTTTGGTTACTGCAACAAAAGGTATTGAACCAGGTACTAAAAAACTTATTTCAGAAATTTTAACTGATGAAATTTATCCTAATGATGAAGATAAAATTGTGGCTATTTCTGGTCCAAGCCATGCAGAAAATGTTGCTCAAAAAGATTTAACTGCAATTGCATGTGCTTCAACTAATGAAGAAAATGCCAAGAAAGTTCAAAAACTATTTTCAAACGATTATGTTCGTTTCTATACTAATGATGATTTAGTAGGTGTAGAAGTAGGTGGTGCAGTTAAAAACGTTATTGCGATTGCTGCTGGTATTTTAGTTGGGCAAGGATATGGTGATGATGCTAAAGCTGCATTAATGACTAGAGGATTGGCTGAAATTACTCGTTTAGGTGTTAATTACTTTGGTGCTAAGCCAATGACCTTTAGTGGTTTATCGGGTATAGGTGATTTAATTGTAACTTGTACTTCCGTTAACTCACGTAATTGGCGTGCGGGTAAACAAATTGGTGAAGGCAAGAGTTTGGACTATGTTTTAAAGAACATGGGACAAGTGGTCGAAGGCGCAACTACTGTTAAGGCAGTACACGAGCTTTGCGAAGAAAAGAATATCGATATGCCAATAAGTGAAGCAATTTATCGTGTTCTTTATGAAGGTACCGATGTAGAAACTGAAATTAAAAAGATGATGGGCAGAGCACCAAAACCAGAAATTCGTCTTTAA
- the lgt gene encoding prolipoprotein diacylglyceryl transferase has translation MTKLVINPVAFQLGSLSVKWYGIIMAVAIVLATWMAISEGKKRQIISDDFVDLLLWAVPLGYVGARIYYVIFEWGYYSKHPNQIIAIWNGGIAIYGGLIAGLIVLLIFCHKRDLPPFLMLDIITPGVMAAQILGRWGNFVNQEAHGGPTTLHFLQSLHLPEFVIQQMKIGGTYYQPTFLYESFFNLIGLIIILSLRHRKHVFKQGEVFMSYLLWYSVVRFFVEGMRTDSLYIFGIIRVSQALSLVLFIATIILWIYRRKVVKPKWYLQGSGLKYPYTRD, from the coding sequence ATGACTAAACTGGTAATTAATCCTGTTGCCTTTCAATTAGGAAGTTTAAGTGTGAAATGGTACGGCATAATCATGGCCGTAGCTATTGTATTAGCCACATGGATGGCAATTAGTGAAGGTAAAAAAAGGCAAATTATTAGTGATGATTTTGTCGATCTTCTTTTATGGGCTGTTCCATTGGGGTATGTTGGTGCTCGTATTTATTATGTGATTTTTGAGTGGGGCTACTATTCTAAACATCCCAATCAGATAATTGCTATTTGGAATGGTGGGATCGCAATTTATGGTGGCTTAATAGCCGGATTGATTGTCCTGCTAATCTTTTGTCATAAAAGAGATCTACCACCATTTTTAATGTTAGATATTATTACTCCCGGTGTAATGGCCGCACAAATTTTGGGGCGTTGGGGAAATTTTGTAAATCAAGAAGCTCATGGTGGTCCAACAACGCTTCACTTTTTACAAAGCTTACATCTGCCTGAATTTGTTATTCAGCAAATGAAGATAGGTGGAACATATTACCAACCTACATTTTTATATGAATCTTTTTTTAATTTAATTGGCTTAATAATAATTTTGTCCTTACGCCATCGTAAACATGTATTTAAGCAAGGCGAAGTTTTCATGTCGTATCTTCTTTGGTATAGTGTAGTAAGATTCTTTGTTGAGGGAATGCGTACTGATAGTTTATACATTTTTGGTATAATACGTGTATCACAAGCATTAAGTTTGGTTCTCTTTATTGCTACAATTATTCTATGGATTTATCGGCGTAAAGTTGTTAAACCTAAATGGTATTTGCAGGGGAGCGGATTAAAATATCCGTACACAAGAGATTAA
- the hprK gene encoding HPr(Ser) kinase/phosphatase codes for MADEVKLSKLIKDNKSILEVYQGQEYVNAKKIYVSDIYRPGLELTGYFDFYPAQRIQLLGRTEISYAARLDHEIRTHVFTKMATKATPCFLISRSLPVPEELSEAAEKANIPILRTSESTTYISSILTEYLRARLAKRNSIHGVLVEIKGMGVLLTGASGVGKSETALGLVQRGHRLIADDRVDVFQKDHNTVVGEAPKILRHLMEIRGIGIIDVMNLFGAGAVKSRTEIQLVINLVNWDPKANYDRLGFQENTREICNVEIPQVNIPVKVGRNIEIIIEVAAMNFRAKKMGYDATQMFDNNLTNLISEHSKEDTDKVQHDD; via the coding sequence ATGGCTGATGAAGTAAAATTAAGTAAATTAATTAAGGATAATAAGAGTATTCTTGAAGTTTATCAAGGACAAGAATATGTTAATGCTAAAAAAATCTATGTTTCAGATATTTATCGTCCGGGGCTAGAATTAACAGGATATTTTGATTTTTATCCTGCACAACGTATTCAGTTGTTAGGAAGAACTGAAATTTCGTATGCAGCTAGACTTGATCATGAGATTAGAACTCATGTATTTACTAAGATGGCTACTAAAGCTACCCCATGTTTTTTAATTTCACGTTCGCTACCAGTACCTGAAGAATTATCCGAAGCAGCAGAAAAAGCAAATATTCCTATTCTACGTACTAGTGAATCTACTACTTATATTTCTAGTATTCTAACTGAATATTTGCGAGCACGATTAGCAAAGAGAAATAGTATTCACGGTGTTTTGGTTGAAATTAAAGGTATGGGTGTACTGTTAACTGGTGCTTCTGGTGTAGGTAAATCTGAAACAGCACTTGGTTTAGTTCAAAGAGGTCATAGACTTATTGCTGATGATCGTGTCGATGTTTTTCAAAAAGATCATAATACAGTTGTAGGTGAAGCACCCAAAATTCTAAGACACTTAATGGAAATTAGAGGAATTGGAATTATCGATGTCATGAATTTGTTTGGCGCAGGTGCAGTTAAAAGCAGAACCGAAATTCAATTAGTAATAAATTTGGTTAACTGGGATCCTAAAGCAAATTATGATCGTCTAGGTTTTCAAGAAAATACTCGCGAAATATGTAATGTTGAAATTCCACAGGTTAATATTCCAGTTAAAGTTGGTCGAAATATTGAAATTATTATTGAAGTAGCTGCTATGAACTTTAGAGCTAAAAAAATGGGATATGATGCTACTCAAATGTTTGATAATAATTTAACTAACTTAATTTCAGAACACTCAAAAGAAGATACAGATAAGGTGCAACATGATGACTAA
- the prfB gene encoding peptide chain release factor 2 (programmed frameshift), producing MEISEIQNVLDELKKRLDHFRGSLDLDGINESIEINEAKMAQPDFWDNQEKAQKLISENNVLKEKRDSFLKLSEDYENELTALDLLREEPDSDLQTEVETDLIALQEAFHNYELDLLLSGKYDSHNALFEIHPGAGGTEAMDWGQMLLRMYQRYCDTAGFKFEINDYEPGEEAGVKSVTARVVGHNAYGMLKSENGVHRLVRISPFDSAKRRHTSFASVEVIPEIDDSIKIDIDPKDLRIDVYRSSGAGGQHINKTSSAVRITHLPTGIVTTSQAQRSQIQNRETAMNELRAKLFHLEEEKKRKQKQALKGDQKEIGWGSQIRSYVFHPYNLVKDLRTGYETADTTGVMDGKLQPFIYSYLQWLLSQENPE from the exons ATGGAAATTAGTGAAATTCAAAATGTATTAGATGAGTTGAAGAAACGTTTAGACCACTTTAGGGGGTCTCTT GACTTAGATGGTATTAATGAAAGTATTGAAATAAATGAAGCTAAAATGGCTCAGCCAGATTTTTGGGATAATCAAGAAAAAGCTCAAAAACTAATTAGTGAAAACAATGTTTTAAAGGAAAAAAGAGACTCATTCTTAAAATTAAGCGAAGATTATGAAAATGAGTTAACTGCACTCGATTTGCTGCGTGAAGAGCCAGATTCAGATTTACAAACAGAAGTTGAAACAGATTTAATAGCTTTACAGGAAGCTTTTCATAATTATGAATTAGATTTACTTTTGTCTGGCAAATATGATAGTCATAACGCATTATTTGAAATACATCCTGGTGCAGGTGGTACTGAAGCAATGGACTGGGGACAAATGCTCCTTAGAATGTATCAGCGCTATTGTGATACAGCAGGTTTTAAATTTGAAATAAATGATTATGAACCAGGAGAAGAAGCAGGAGTAAAAAGTGTTACTGCTAGAGTAGTCGGCCATAATGCTTATGGAATGCTAAAGTCGGAAAATGGTGTTCATCGCTTGGTTAGAATTTCACCATTTGACTCTGCCAAGAGACGGCATACTTCTTTTGCATCAGTTGAAGTAATTCCGGAGATTGATGATAGTATCAAAATTGATATCGATCCTAAGGATTTAAGAATCGATGTATATCGGTCAAGTGGTGCAGGTGGACAACACATTAATAAAACATCAAGTGCTGTAAGAATTACGCACTTACCGACTGGAATAGTCACTACATCACAGGCTCAACGCTCACAGATTCAAAACCGTGAGACTGCAATGAATGAGTTGCGGGCTAAGCTATTTCATTTAGAAGAAGAAAAAAAGCGCAAGCAAAAGCAGGCTTTGAAAGGTGATCAAAAAGAAATTGGTTGGGGTTCACAAATTAGATCATATGTATTTCATCCGTACAATTTAGTTAAAGACCTTAGAACTGGATACGAAACAGCTGATACAACTGGTGTAATGGATGGGAAACTTCAACCATTTATTTATTCGTATTTGCAATGGTTGCTTAGTCAGGAAAATCCAGAATAG